From Lycium ferocissimum isolate CSIRO_LF1 chromosome 12, AGI_CSIRO_Lferr_CH_V1, whole genome shotgun sequence, one genomic window encodes:
- the LOC132040203 gene encoding uncharacterized protein LOC132040203 codes for MITSGNLFHKTHYEILRVKEDANLEEVRKAYRSALLCFHPDKQQNASETSNSECLAENKFLEIQRAWETVGNPRSRALYDAELLTLRQDATIAEDVSLEDLTVQDSGDTIELSYPCRCGDYYFIDSFELVDTGCSISRDGDAVSLLTPKSLPASIVLPCGSCSLKVRLLINGDSRLQNEVHL; via the coding sequence ATGATTACAAGCGGCAACTTATTTCATAAAACCCACTATGAGATTCTACGTGTGAAGGAAGATGCAAATTTGGAAGAAGTCCGTAAAGCCTACCGGTCAGCCTTACTTTGTTTTCATCCAGACAAACAGCAAAATGCATCAGAAACATCCAATTCTGAGTGTCTGGcagaaaacaaatttttggagatACAGAGAGCCTGGGAAACCGTTGGCAACCCGAGGTCACGTGCACTTTATGACGCTGAATTGCTAACTTTGAGACAGGATGCAACAATTGCTGAAGATGTCAGCTTAGAGGACCTTACAGTTCAGGATTCTGGTGATACTATAGAGCTTTCTTATCCTTGTAGATGTGGTGACTACTACTTTATTGATTCTTTCGAATTGGTAGACACGGGTTGTTCAATATCAAGAGATGGGGATGCCGTATCTCTGCTAACACCTAAATCACTGCCAGCATCTATTGTGCTTCCTTGTGGATCTTGCTCACTTAAAGTCCGCCTACTGATTAATGGTGATAGTAGGCTTCAAAACGAGGTTCACTTGTAA